The Streptomyces sp. NBC_00162 genome window below encodes:
- a CDS encoding NACHT domain-containing protein gives MEGLSTEVPGGAHRELIARIRTALAGRKQSEVARDAGIQPSTLSNILNAKAVPTLTTLDVLARALGITGPALVELRRLRERADVRTRRIDGYLAAARDAAREHPYAGVLPGTTPPLAAVYLRQRVRRAAEAAGAATVPADEVPAGGRVCVILAGPGGGKSSLLRTWLARGTGRWLKGRGEESVPVLVPAADLVDAPLADALAASVNRELEGLVEKLPAAFFGSEPQPGAGWLVLVDGLDEVTDAAARRKVLCRLADASGGEHAGLYRFIVATRPLPGRELDLLGTDVPHYALQPFGRDDLPLIAGNWFRCLEVADPEGTTRRFLRALEQTRLAALAQVPLMTAMLCQLHAAAPDQPLPAGRGQLYREFVDLLHRQQHRAGSHGLPVLTAGLGRYGPGALAAAEETLDHLPELIARLAAERHAGNTRPALDVLCEQPRARRPARVPEGDWRAFLDTAARRGGLLIPRGGDLVFLHQTLLEHLAARHVLRDPKEGARAIRRAFHQPRRCRPAVPMSVYARGTPPGVRPRAWGLRYWAPPADSSSTGFLLDAAHDAGLGLRRSPLRRLASRGGLPGWEFVAAQAHMGTRLPDDVVATAAGHLHAYTGPEFSARIRTQAAEALTRLGDPRGPDLLYGFAVDASCPEFDRFRVAGALVEHGDPRGPASLVVVSGDPVVSSKVRRDAAAALAAIDDPRAAGLFLAIALAGSSSGRDRVPAAESAAELGDPRALDALYALCLAPDMPAAYRVAAAEALATRGDPRGPASLLSVSLDVNVQQAVRVRAAGALVSAGDPREADRLHALGLSSGGPGQARLEAGVALAGIGDPRAAEVFHSLAANRGEGQHDRVRAAKQLAALGDPRSHGLLLALSRDPGISGSPRVEAATALAALDEPAAAEQLHALTWARALSTRDQLAAAVALAGLGDRRAAHALHLLALCPEVPDPSRVNAARALVGLGDPHAADLLRALPALFDPNTFGDYLLDVPRLLAGLGDARAAELLAALPAPLWPGEQTSNLVRGILEEVGRPPRGPRPKRGSRRTGRRTGPRSPST, from the coding sequence GTGGAGGGTCTGAGCACCGAGGTCCCGGGCGGCGCCCACCGGGAGCTGATCGCCCGGATCCGTACCGCGCTGGCCGGGCGGAAGCAGAGCGAGGTGGCCCGGGACGCCGGCATCCAGCCGTCGACCCTGAGCAACATCCTCAACGCGAAGGCGGTGCCCACCCTCACGACGCTCGACGTGCTCGCCCGCGCCCTGGGGATCACCGGACCGGCCCTGGTGGAGCTGCGCCGGCTGCGCGAGCGGGCGGACGTGCGGACGCGCCGCATCGACGGCTACCTCGCCGCGGCCCGCGACGCCGCGCGGGAGCACCCGTACGCCGGTGTGCTGCCGGGCACCACGCCTCCGCTCGCCGCGGTCTACTTGCGGCAACGGGTGCGCCGCGCGGCCGAGGCTGCCGGGGCTGCCACCGTGCCGGCCGACGAGGTCCCGGCCGGCGGGCGGGTGTGCGTGATCCTGGCGGGGCCCGGCGGCGGCAAGTCGAGCCTGCTGCGGACCTGGCTGGCCCGGGGCACGGGCCGGTGGCTGAAGGGGCGGGGCGAGGAGAGCGTGCCCGTGCTGGTACCCGCCGCCGACCTGGTCGACGCCCCGCTGGCGGACGCCCTCGCCGCCTCCGTGAACCGGGAGCTGGAGGGACTGGTGGAGAAGCTGCCGGCGGCCTTCTTCGGCTCCGAGCCGCAGCCGGGGGCGGGCTGGCTGGTCCTGGTGGACGGGCTGGACGAGGTCACCGACGCGGCCGCCCGGCGCAAGGTGTTGTGCCGCCTCGCGGACGCCTCCGGCGGGGAGCATGCCGGTCTGTACCGGTTCATCGTCGCCACCCGCCCGCTGCCAGGGCGGGAACTCGACCTCCTGGGCACCGACGTGCCCCACTACGCCCTCCAGCCCTTCGGCCGGGACGACCTGCCGCTGATCGCCGGGAACTGGTTCCGGTGCCTGGAGGTGGCGGACCCCGAGGGTACGACGCGGCGGTTCCTGCGGGCGTTGGAACAGACCCGGCTCGCGGCGCTCGCACAGGTGCCGCTGATGACCGCGATGCTGTGCCAGCTCCACGCGGCCGCCCCGGACCAGCCGTTGCCCGCCGGGCGCGGGCAGCTCTACCGCGAGTTCGTCGACCTGCTCCACCGCCAGCAGCACCGGGCCGGTTCGCACGGCCTGCCCGTGCTGACCGCGGGCCTCGGGCGCTACGGACCCGGGGCGCTCGCCGCCGCCGAGGAGACGCTCGACCACCTCCCCGAACTGATCGCCCGCCTCGCGGCCGAACGCCACGCCGGGAACACCCGGCCCGCGCTCGACGTCCTGTGCGAGCAGCCGCGGGCGCGGCGGCCCGCGCGGGTGCCGGAGGGCGACTGGCGGGCGTTCCTCGACACCGCCGCCCGGCGCGGCGGCCTGCTGATCCCGCGCGGCGGCGACCTAGTCTTCCTCCACCAGACGCTGCTGGAACACCTGGCCGCCCGCCATGTCCTGCGCGACCCGAAGGAGGGTGCGCGGGCCATCCGGCGGGCCTTCCACCAGCCCCGCAGATGCCGGCCTGCGGTTCCGATGTCCGTCTACGCCAGGGGGACACCACCCGGGGTCCGGCCGCGCGCGTGGGGCCTGCGGTACTGGGCGCCGCCGGCCGATTCCTCCTCGACCGGGTTCCTCCTCGACGCCGCGCACGACGCCGGTCTCGGCCTGCGCAGGTCACCGCTCCGGCGCCTGGCGTCGCGGGGCGGGCTGCCCGGCTGGGAGTTCGTGGCCGCCCAGGCCCACATGGGCACCCGCCTTCCCGACGACGTGGTCGCCACGGCAGCGGGGCACCTCCACGCTTACACGGGCCCCGAGTTCAGTGCCCGCATCCGTACCCAGGCCGCCGAGGCGCTGACCCGTCTCGGGGACCCCCGGGGACCGGATCTCCTGTACGGCTTCGCCGTCGATGCGTCCTGCCCGGAGTTCGATCGGTTTCGGGTGGCCGGGGCCCTGGTCGAGCACGGGGATCCCCGGGGCCCCGCCTCGCTCGTCGTCGTCTCCGGGGACCCGGTCGTCTCCAGCAAGGTCCGCCGCGACGCCGCCGCGGCGCTGGCCGCGATCGACGACCCCCGCGCCGCGGGCCTCTTCCTCGCGATCGCCCTCGCCGGGTCCTCCTCCGGCCGCGACCGTGTCCCGGCCGCCGAATCCGCGGCCGAACTGGGCGACCCCCGTGCCCTGGACGCGCTGTACGCACTGTGCCTGGCACCGGACATGCCCGCCGCGTACCGTGTGGCGGCCGCCGAGGCACTGGCCACCCGCGGCGACCCACGGGGCCCCGCCTCGCTCCTGTCCGTCTCGCTGGACGTGAACGTGCAACAGGCGGTGCGCGTCAGAGCGGCCGGGGCGCTGGTCTCCGCGGGTGATCCCCGTGAGGCCGACCGCCTGCACGCCCTCGGCCTCTCCTCCGGCGGGCCGGGGCAGGCCCGTTTGGAGGCCGGTGTGGCGCTGGCAGGCATCGGCGACCCGCGCGCCGCCGAGGTGTTCCACTCACTCGCCGCCAACCGGGGCGAGGGTCAGCACGATCGCGTCCGCGCGGCGAAGCAGCTGGCGGCGCTCGGGGATCCCCGCAGCCACGGCCTGCTCCTCGCCCTCTCCCGGGACCCGGGCATCAGCGGCTCCCCACGTGTGGAGGCGGCGACGGCACTGGCCGCGCTGGACGAACCGGCCGCCGCCGAACAGCTGCACGCGCTCACCTGGGCCCGGGCCCTCTCCACCCGGGACCAGTTGGCGGCCGCCGTGGCGCTGGCCGGCCTGGGCGACCGCCGCGCCGCCCACGCCCTCCACCTCCTGGCACTGTGTCCCGAGGTCCCGGACCCGAGCCGGGTGAATGCCGCCAGGGCACTGGTCGGGCTCGGCGACCCGCACGCCGCCGACCTCCTGCGCGCCCTGCCCGCGCTCTTCGACCCGAACACCTTCGGTGACTATCTGCTCGACGTTCCGCGGCTGCTGGCCGGCCTAGGAGACGCGCGGGCCGCAGAGCTGCTGGCCGCCCTGCCGGCGCCGCTGTGGCCGGGAGAGCAGACGTCGAACCTGGTCAGGGGGATCCTGGAGGAGGTCGGCAGGCCGCCCCGGGGGCCCCGGCCTAAACGCGGTTCCCGCCGAACGGGCCGCCGAACGGGCCCGCGAAGCCCCAGTACGTGA
- a CDS encoding PRC-barrel domain-containing protein translates to MTQHVWSYRSTSGHLAGTDLTGYTVEATDGHIGKVDQHNDEAGDAYLVVDTGVWIFGREVLVPAGAVTRIDPEIRTVYVDGTKEQIKAAPEFHREQHLGDPGYRDVLVTYWGFAGPFGGPFGGNRV, encoded by the coding sequence GTGACGCAGCATGTATGGAGTTACCGGTCGACCTCGGGCCATCTGGCAGGCACCGACCTCACGGGCTACACGGTCGAGGCGACGGACGGCCACATCGGAAAGGTCGACCAGCACAACGACGAGGCCGGCGACGCCTATCTGGTGGTCGACACCGGCGTGTGGATCTTCGGCAGGGAGGTCCTCGTTCCGGCGGGCGCGGTGACCCGCATCGACCCGGAGATCCGGACCGTGTACGTGGACGGAACCAAGGAACAGATCAAGGCCGCCCCGGAGTTCCACCGGGAGCAGCACCTCGGCGACCCCGGCTACCGCGACGTGCTGGTCACGTACTGGGGCTTCGCGGGCCCGTTCGGCGGCCCGTTCGGCGGGAACCGCGTTTAG
- a CDS encoding antitoxin MazE7, producing the protein MADTTTVEVDTDVHDRLAALAAARGLSLRAYLAELAAAQENQAALARAARAFDEAVVRPGFREGFARDFA; encoded by the coding sequence ATGGCTGACACCACCACAGTCGAGGTCGACACCGATGTCCACGACCGGCTCGCCGCGCTCGCCGCGGCCCGCGGACTGAGCCTGCGCGCGTACCTGGCCGAACTCGCCGCCGCCCAGGAGAACCAGGCCGCCCTCGCCCGCGCCGCGCGCGCCTTCGACGAGGCGGTCGTGCGGCCCGGGTTCCGCGAGGGCTTCGCGCGCGACTTCGCCTAG
- a CDS encoding glycoside hydrolase family 2 TIM barrel-domain containing protein produces MTSTTRDTAYVEDRAPGRGRLAPRAALHSDAPSLALDGPWRFRLAAGLHDLSAGFEAPGFDDHTWDELPVPSCWQLNGFGAPAYTNVTYPFPVDPPHVPDENPTGEYRRAFTLPEPWPADRAVLRFEGVDSCFAVWLNGQRLGDGKGSRLPTEFDATGALRPGRNLLAVRVHQWSAGSYLEDQDMWWLSGIFRPVRLLARPAQRLDDVFVHADYDHTTGRGTLRVETSGAAARLHVPALGLHDADPAGPHDFPAVVPWTAEQPHLYDGELVTAGERVRIRVGFRTVTVEDGRLQVNGRPLLLRGVNRHEWDPETGRTLSYATMRHDVLLMKRHNINAVRTSHYPPDSAFLDLCDELGLWVVDECDLETHGFEPVGWHANPSDDQRWQEAYLDRMSRTVERDKNHPSVIMWSLGNESGTGRNLAAMAAWTRRRDPSRLLHYEGDQDSGYADVYSRMYADHAETELIGRGEEPATTDPALDAHRRALPFILCEYAHAMGNGPGGLAEYQRLFERYPRLQGGFVWEWIDHGIARRTADGRTRHTYGGDFGEPVHDGNFVADGLLFPDRTPSPGLIEYKKVIEPVTIDLDPAGESILIRNGHDFRDTGHLGFDWRAEDEGEPLAQGPLAVPVLRPGEHTLLPWPVLPPAKDGERAFIVTARLARDEPWAGAGHDIAWGQAVSPPAPPPVRRRAPLSRQGADVLVGPGRFDAATGGLRAVGGLPLDRPVLDLWRAPTDNDRLGGREADGWQALGLHRLTTRLTGLDASGDALTVTTRVAPAGTDAAMHTTYRWRTDGSTLWLDLTVVPEGDWPGALPRIGLRTALPGWIDTVDWYGRGPGEAYRDTAAAARLGRHRHTVDALQTPYVRPQENGNRHQVRWARLTGAGGGLLVTGDPWYDLTARRWTAAELAAARHTTDLVPGDRVHLHLDAAHHGIGTASCGPGPLPEHELRARRTTLRLGFAPLDRPQA; encoded by the coding sequence ATGACCAGCACCACCCGCGACACCGCGTACGTCGAAGACCGGGCCCCCGGCCGCGGCCGGCTCGCCCCCCGGGCGGCCCTCCACTCGGACGCCCCGAGCCTCGCACTCGACGGGCCCTGGCGCTTTCGCCTCGCCGCCGGACTCCACGACCTCAGCGCCGGGTTCGAAGCCCCGGGCTTCGACGATCACACCTGGGACGAGCTGCCCGTACCGTCCTGCTGGCAGCTGAACGGCTTCGGCGCACCCGCGTACACCAACGTCACCTACCCCTTCCCGGTGGACCCGCCCCACGTCCCCGACGAGAACCCGACGGGCGAGTACCGGCGCGCGTTCACCCTCCCCGAGCCCTGGCCCGCCGACCGCGCCGTCCTGCGCTTCGAGGGCGTCGACTCCTGCTTCGCGGTCTGGCTCAACGGGCAGCGGCTCGGCGACGGCAAGGGCAGCCGGCTCCCCACCGAATTCGACGCCACCGGCGCCCTGCGCCCGGGCCGCAACCTCCTGGCCGTCCGCGTGCACCAGTGGTCCGCGGGCAGCTACCTGGAGGACCAGGACATGTGGTGGCTGTCCGGCATCTTCCGCCCGGTACGCCTCCTCGCCCGGCCGGCGCAGCGCCTCGACGACGTCTTCGTGCACGCGGACTACGACCACACCACCGGCCGGGGCACCCTCCGCGTGGAGACCTCGGGAGCCGCCGCCCGCCTGCACGTGCCGGCGCTCGGCCTGCACGACGCCGACCCGGCCGGGCCGCACGACTTCCCCGCCGTCGTCCCGTGGACCGCCGAACAGCCGCACCTCTACGACGGCGAACTCGTCACCGCCGGCGAACGCGTGCGGATCCGCGTCGGCTTCCGCACCGTGACCGTCGAGGACGGGCGGCTCCAGGTCAACGGCCGTCCGCTGCTGCTGCGCGGGGTCAACCGCCACGAATGGGACCCGGAGACCGGCCGCACCCTCTCGTACGCGACCATGCGCCACGACGTCCTGCTGATGAAGCGGCACAACATCAACGCCGTCCGCACCAGCCACTACCCGCCCGACAGCGCCTTCCTGGACCTGTGCGACGAACTCGGCCTCTGGGTCGTCGACGAATGCGACCTGGAGACGCACGGGTTCGAACCCGTCGGCTGGCATGCCAACCCGAGCGACGACCAGCGCTGGCAGGAGGCGTACCTCGACCGGATGAGCCGCACGGTCGAACGGGACAAGAACCACCCCAGCGTCATCATGTGGTCCCTCGGCAACGAGAGCGGCACCGGCCGGAACCTCGCCGCCATGGCCGCGTGGACCCGGCGCCGGGACCCCTCCCGGCTCCTGCACTACGAGGGCGACCAGGACAGCGGTTACGCCGACGTCTACAGCCGGATGTACGCCGACCACGCCGAGACCGAACTGATCGGCCGCGGCGAGGAACCCGCCACCACGGACCCGGCGCTCGACGCACACCGGCGCGCCCTGCCCTTCATCCTGTGCGAGTACGCGCACGCCATGGGCAACGGACCCGGCGGACTGGCCGAGTACCAGCGGCTGTTCGAGCGGTACCCGCGCCTGCAGGGCGGCTTCGTTTGGGAGTGGATCGACCACGGCATCGCCCGGCGGACCGCGGACGGCCGCACCCGTCACACGTACGGGGGCGACTTCGGCGAGCCCGTCCACGACGGGAACTTCGTCGCCGACGGGCTCCTCTTCCCCGACCGCACCCCCTCGCCGGGCCTGATCGAGTACAAGAAGGTGATCGAGCCCGTCACCATCGACCTGGACCCGGCGGGGGAGAGCATCCTGATCCGCAACGGGCACGACTTCCGCGACACCGGGCACCTCGGCTTCGACTGGCGGGCCGAGGACGAGGGCGAACCCCTCGCGCAGGGCCCGCTGGCGGTCCCCGTACTGCGGCCCGGCGAGCACACCCTCCTGCCGTGGCCCGTGCTGCCGCCCGCGAAGGACGGCGAACGGGCCTTCATCGTCACCGCCCGCCTCGCCCGGGACGAGCCCTGGGCCGGGGCGGGCCACGACATCGCCTGGGGCCAGGCGGTGTCGCCGCCGGCGCCGCCGCCGGTGCGACGGCGCGCACCCCTGTCACGGCAGGGCGCCGACGTCCTCGTCGGTCCCGGCCGGTTCGACGCGGCCACGGGCGGCCTGCGAGCCGTCGGCGGGCTGCCGCTCGACCGTCCCGTACTCGACCTGTGGCGCGCTCCCACCGACAACGACCGGCTCGGCGGCCGGGAGGCCGACGGCTGGCAGGCCCTCGGACTGCACCGGCTCACCACCCGGTTGACCGGGCTGGACGCCTCCGGCGACGCGCTGACCGTCACCACCCGGGTGGCGCCCGCGGGCACCGACGCCGCGATGCACACCACGTACCGCTGGCGCACCGACGGCTCCACGCTGTGGCTCGACCTCACCGTCGTACCGGAGGGGGACTGGCCGGGCGCGCTGCCGCGCATCGGGCTGCGCACGGCCCTGCCCGGCTGGATCGACACCGTGGACTGGTACGGACGCGGCCCGGGCGAGGCATACCGCGACACGGCGGCCGCGGCGCGGCTGGGACGCCACCGTCACACGGTCGACGCGTTGCAGACCCCGTACGTGCGCCCGCAGGAGAACGGCAACCGGCATCAGGTCCGCTGGGCCCGGCTGACCGGGGCGGGCGGCGGACTGCTGGTGACCGGGGACCCCTGGTACGACCTCACCGCCCGCCGCTGGACGGCGGCCGAACTCGCCGCCGCCCGGCACACCACCGACCTCGTGCCGGGCGACCGCGTCCACCTGCACCTCGACGCCGCACACCACGGGATCGGCACGGCCTCCTGCGGTCCGGGCCCCCTGCCGGAGCACGAACTGCGCGCACGGCGGACGACGCTGCGGCTCGGCTTCGCGCCGCTGGACCGACCTCAGGCCTAG